Below is a genomic region from Candidatus Eisenbacteria bacterium.
GTCGTCTTGGAACCACGCGCCGAGGGGAAGAAGCCAAATCGGGGTCGTGCTGAGAAGCGTGAGCGCGATCCCGGTCGGGGCGCGGTCGATCGAAACGACCATGAGATAGACGCCGATGAAGGGTCCCATCACGCTCGCCGCGAGCATGCGGGCCATCATCCGGCCGCGCACGAGAAGCCCGGTCCACCGCCGAAGCCTCCCGGTCATTCCGCCGATGAGAAGGAGCCCCGCCGCGCCGGCCGCCATGCGGATTCCGGTCGCTGAGAGGGTGTCGACGCGCTGGAGCGAGGACTTGATGATGAGCGCGCCCGTCGCCTGCCCGAGCGCCGCTCCGATCGCGTAAAGCACTCCGAAAAGAACGACATGCCGCGCGACGAGCGAGCGCGCGGGCGGTTCGAGCCCGTTCGTCGCCGGCGTAAGGCCGTCCGGCGCCGCGCGCCGCTTCTCGCCGATGACGAGCGCGACCCCGCCGAGCG
It encodes:
- a CDS encoding DMT family transporter, with translation MSSSSLPIGEIAALGAAVIWATTSIVFTSAGRAASPVAVNGFKTLMGTLLFAAALLLRDGCAIGRGISSEDAALLALSGFIGLSIGDSFLFRAFVTLGTRRAMLVFSLNPAIGALGGYLFLGERLGALALAGMAVALGGVALVIGEKRRAAPDGLTPATNGLEPPARSLVARHVVLFGVLYAIGAALGQATGALIIKSSLQRVDTLSATGIRMAAGAAGLLLIGGMTGRLRRWTGLLVRGRMMARMLAASVMGPFIGVYLMVVSIDRAPTGIALTLLSTTPIWLLPLGAWFQDDRPSAKEIAGAFIAILGVGLLMLR